The DNA segment TGTTGAAATTGATAGTCAAAATTGGAAGCTTGAACGTTTAAAGTTACAGTTGCTGTTTGATTTCCTGCTTGCTCTTTTACTTATGTTGTAGAGATCGGCAATATTATGGAGTTCAGAGCCTTTAAGCTCTTGTTTTTCTTGTGTTTGAATTGAAAAGGTGAAATTGATTACAGGTATTTTACACACGATTGTCTTTCATCGAGCTTTAGGACTTATCCGGCCTAGAGATATTGATTTGGAACTGTTTGAGATCACATATGTAAGTATTCTAGCAATCCTTGGATTTATTGTACGGAGTAGAAGCATTTTTATAAACGTTTTGGTCACTttttcgagtcttaggagcgacctcttgccaaaaaattggcaGCGAAGGCTTTCCCCCACTACACTCTTGTGGTGGGATCCCTCCCTGGACGGTCGCTTAGCAGGGATGCATAGTGCACCGGGCCACCCTTATCATGATAATGCTTGCCAACTATAAAGCCTCTGTGGAAGATTTGGTTATGAGAAAGTGAGTTTAAACGGAAGCTACGTTGTAGTTTTGAATATTCAAATTTCAAGCCCTCAATTGGTATTGAAATATAAAGGAGGGAGAGAGTTCCACTGACATGGAATTTTCATTCCTTTTGGAAATCTGTTATCCATTATGGTAATTAAGAGATTCAATTTTCGGATAGATTTATTATTTGAGGGCACATCTACTGTTTTCCCAGCTTTTCCTGTTTGTTAATCAACTTTGCTAGTAATCATTAAATTGTATGTTGAAGTTTGATGTTGGCGGATTTTGATATTGACTTGTTATTGCATTGGTCCTTTTATTTCATAGGTCCAATGTGGGGATATTGATGTTGAAAAGAAAATAGATGAGAAGATTGAGCAATTCATAAGTTGGGTTGAGAAACACCCAAATAAGAAGAGCCAGGTGTGTTTTGCTACATTCTTGAAGTTGCTAAATTAAGTTCCTTGCATGGGCTGGAATTTGATCAGAGCTAGTAGTTTTTATCCAATGTATTAGCTTCAGAGCTATATCTTCGTATTTGGTTCTCTATCGGAGAAGGATCTTTGTAGCCATATCTACAAACACTTAGTTGCATCGTATATTGCATCTGTTTTAGCATTTCAATCTTATTTTTATCAGTTATCATTGGTTCATCTTTTATGTGGCATGGTGCAGCCAACATTTGTGGTAAACTCGGCATGCTTAGTGTTTAATATGCATCGTCATGTGAATGACCTTGACTGATAATATTTACATAGAGCTTGTAATATTACAGATTTTTGTATTGATTGTTGAATCCTACTTTTTGGCTCAGATATGCTTATCCTTCTATGAAGTGAAAAGCAAACAGCCATCATGGTTCACCAATAAAATTGAAAGGCTATATTGGGAACAATGGTACATTAATTTAAATGTGTCTCAACACCCAAAGGCACACCCTGGAAAGTCTCATCATTCCAAAGCAGTTCTTGATCCGGGAGGTATCATCACTTTTTTACCTTAACTAGGAGATTGGTTTGCCATTTTAAAAGCAgaaaataatttttcattttatttccaGAGAGTGCAACTGAAGAAAGGAGTGTTCGTAGAGCAACACTTGAAGCATCTCTCCGTGAGGTTCTGttccaaataataaaatttgtgaATGAGAAAAAAGATCATGTTCCCCCTATAGCTGAGGGTGTAATCTATTTCCCTTACGAAGTTACCATCCCAAGGTcagtttttcttcattttttctcaCCTTGTGATGGATATTAATCTTGGTTATGTTAAGATACTTATCATGCATTCTCTTTTGGTTGGGTTAGCTTTACTAGTTCTTTGTAATTTGATTATTCTGATTTTCTTGATCTTTGATTCTTGTAAATTGAATCTGGAAAGAGTTGGTCTTAATAGGTGCACAATGTTGAGGTTATGGTCATGATATGTTTGTGAAATCTGAAATTTGGATTTTACGATTACATGGTTTATAAAACCTGTGAGCATAAGAAAATATCTATCTTTTAGCATACTTTTTGAAGGAATTGTCTAATGAAATGAACATGGTTTGTAAATGAAACTTGATAAAGCGAAAGAATGATTGAGGCACTAGTTTAACAAGGCTGAAATACTTAGACTCAGCAAAATAGATATCATCATATCAAGCATGCTAGCATGCTCTATTCTTCACTTTATCTGGTACTATTGTAGAACCTTTAAGATCAAGTGTATGGATCAGTGTGAAGTTTCTCTGAGTCTCCAGTCCTTAATCACTCGGTGACTGAGAATTATTTGTCTTTTGAATGTAAAATTCCATGGTAAGAGGGAATTGCATTATATCAACTC comes from the Euphorbia lathyris chromosome 5, ddEupLath1.1, whole genome shotgun sequence genome and includes:
- the LOC136230313 gene encoding autophagy-related protein 101 isoform X2, whose protein sequence is MNCEVCHLKELEVEHFEIREVLRCILHTIVFHRALGLIRPRDIDLELFEITYVQCGDIDVEKKIDEKIEQFISWVEKHPNKKSQICLSFYEVKSKQPSWFTNKIERLYWEQWYINLNVSQHPKAHPGKSHHSKAVLDPGESATEERSVRRATLEASLREVLFQIIKFVNEKKDHVPPIAEGVIYFPYEVTIPRKFL
- the LOC136230313 gene encoding autophagy-related protein 101 isoform X1, whose amino-acid sequence is MNCEVCHLKELEVEHFEIREVLRCILHTIVFHRALGLIRPRDIDLELFEITYVQCGDIDVEKKIDEKIEQFISWVEKHPNKKSQICLSFYEVKSKQPSWFTNKIERLYWEQWYINLNVSQHPKAHPGKSHHSKAVLDPGESATEERSVRRATLEASLREVLFQIIKFVNEKKDHVPPIAEGVIYFPYEVTIPSSSDSAFGMDMIKRMLQTGHPTMLS